A single region of the Pseudorhizobium banfieldiae genome encodes:
- a CDS encoding IS5 family transposase (programmed frameshift), with protein MGRLFWLSDEQWAVIEPLLPRNKGGARRVDDRRVISGIIHVLKVGCRWCDCPGDYGPSTTVYNRFNRWSRKRFWTELVEALATSGAVTKSTSIDSTYVKAHRSAHGGKGGRNQAIGPSRGGQTTKIHVLTDVIGRPFAFMLTGGNAADSPVAPHLLAGLKGARYLLADKGYDANSLRKRLRQSAIVPVIPGRSNRTRPIRYDAERYKSRHLIENAFCRLKDFRRVATRYDKLARNFLSAVALATLVAFWL; from the exons ATGGGTCGCTTGTTTTGGCTGTCGGACGAGCAATGGGCGGTCATTGAGCCCCTGTTGCCGAGGAACAAGGGTGGGGCTCGCCGGGTCGATGATCGTCGAGTGATCTCCGGCATCATCCACGTTCTCAAGGTCGGCTGCCGGTGGTGCGATTGCCCGGGCGACTATGGCCCTTCGACCACGGTCTACAACCGCTTCAATCGTTGGTCTCGCAAACGGTTCTGGACTGAATTGGTCGAGGCGCTCGCGACGTCTGGCGCGGTCACCAAAAGCACCTCCATCGACAGCACCTACGTCAAGGCGCACCGCTCGGCCCATGGCGGCAAAGGGGGGCGA AATCAGGCTATCGGACCTTCGCGCGGCGGGCAAACCACCAAAATCCACGTCCTCACCGACGTGATCGGTCGCCCTTTCGCATTCATGCTGACCGGTGGCAATGCGGCAGACAGCCCGGTCGCGCCACACCTGCTGGCTGGTCTGAAGGGTGCGCGATATCTCCTTGCGGACAAGGGATATGACGCCAACAGTCTGCGAAAGCGACTGCGCCAGTCCGCAATCGTCCCCGTGATACCTGGCCGTTCAAATCGCACAAGGCCGATCCGATACGACGCCGAACGCTATAAGAGCCGCCACCTCATCGAGAACGCCTTCTGCCGACTGAAAGACTTCCGACGCGTCGCAACGCGTTACGACAAGCTTGCCAGAAACTTCCTCTCCGCAGTCGCCTTGGCCACCCTCGTCGCGTTCTGGCTATGA
- a CDS encoding IS3 family transposase (programmed frameshift) yields the protein MTRRPRRNHSPAFKAKVALAAIRGEQTLVELSQQFDVHANQIKQWKDQLLEGATGVFGDGTRTEPAGPTVDVKTLHAKIGELTLENGFFIRCARQGGIAGRKEMIVREHKLSVVRQAKLLGFSRGSVYYSPRPAPDGDLALMRRIDELHLDYPFAGSRMLQGLLRGEGLEAGRLHVATLMKKMGIEAIYRRPNTSKPAPGHKIYPYLLRKLAVTRPNQVWAMDLTYVPMARGFVYLCAVVDWFSRKVLSWRLSITMEAAFCIEAVEEALARYGKPDIFNTDQGSQFTSIDFTAVLKKAEIAISMDGKGAWRDNVFVERLWRSIKYEEVYLHAYKTVSEARVGIGRYLTFYNARRPHSSLDRQTPDQAYFNALAPMMVAA from the exons ATGACGAGACGACCCCGCCGGAACCACAGCCCGGCTTTCAAGGCAAAGGTGGCGCTCGCCGCCATTCGAGGTGAGCAGACGCTGGTGGAATTGTCCCAGCAGTTCGACGTGCACGCCAACCAGATCAAACAGTGGAAAGACCAGCTTCTTGAGGGGGCGACAGGCGTTTTCGGCGATGGAACGAGGACGGAACCAGCGGGTCCGACCGTCGACGTCAAAACGCTGCACGCCAAGATCGGCGAACTGACACTGGAGAATG GATTTTTTATCCGGTGCGCTCGGCAAGGCGGGATTGCTGGGCGGAAAGAAATGATCGTCCGCGAGCACAAGCTATCCGTGGTGCGCCAGGCGAAGCTTCTCGGCTTCAGCCGTGGCAGCGTCTACTATTCTCCACGTCCGGCGCCTGATGGCGACCTTGCCCTGATGCGGCGGATCGATGAACTGCATCTCGACTACCCGTTCGCGGGAAGTCGGATGTTGCAAGGGCTCTTAAGAGGAGAAGGGCTGGAAGCTGGGCGGCTGCACGTCGCCACGCTGATGAAGAAGATGGGCATTGAGGCGATCTATCGCCGCCCAAACACCTCGAAACCAGCGCCTGGGCACAAAATCTACCCCTATCTTCTGCGCAAGCTGGCGGTCACGAGACCCAACCAGGTCTGGGCGATGGACCTGACATATGTTCCGATGGCGCGGGGCTTCGTCTATCTCTGCGCCGTCGTCGACTGGTTCAGCCGGAAGGTCCTGTCATGGCGGCTGTCGATCACAATGGAAGCAGCCTTCTGCATCGAAGCCGTCGAAGAGGCACTTGCTCGTTATGGCAAGCCCGATATCTTCAATACGGATCAGGGATCGCAGTTCACCTCCATCGACTTCACTGCCGTGCTGAAGAAGGCGGAGATCGCCATCTCGATGGATGGCAAGGGCGCGTGGCGGGACAATGTCTTCGTCGAGCGGCTCTGGCGTTCGATCAAATATGAGGAAGTCTACCTCCATGCCTACAAGACTGTGTCCGAGGCCCGCGTCGGCATTGGCCGATATCTGACCTTTTACAACGCCAGACGCCCACATTCATCCCTTGACCGGCAGACGCCGGATCAGGCCTACTTCAACGCGCTGGCACCAATGATGGTGGCGGCATAA
- a CDS encoding AAA family ATPase: METVTDRISRYLLRRIRRRAALDLYESAAVVELLTSRFVDDSEDSGTAWSITDAAMALLTGDPAKDRAAVARALQRARPIAPPDETEMYDFSHQTEHPVVRALQDICDAEPSTAGASVEDGLADRERRLATIRLLALLREHLPRPNPVQVAVALLVARAVGNSVDDVQALLKVLRGSSPCLSISVPIGQFERRFGMQLEESLIIPSRCVLSDVMKGPGISGRYNEKWRSRPHRKIATLSGQEARKANELSLRRYIADVLLAADRPLVIADEAPGTALPLVARTPDLALVGPPIDRELIAELLLVCLGIAPKRSLKVMEGMKFDPMGLGLDDLALAVRPGRHVAEVVRLLGELAERNRGSVKEEDGEESWTEGLSSTGRSGASGKGKAGALAGEVIEPEPLEVMEAEGQGTGKRLKPRPPRRPLRVDKLTGYGEARQWAVDLKEDLNLWREGQLDWSEMSTRLLLSGPPGTGKTTFARALCNSLQVPLVATSVATWLEPGYLGDVLKCITATFAAATRRAPCILFIDELDNIGSRGRNTGKHYDDYWTSLINRLLELLDGAAKTEGVIVVGATNRGGSGNLHS; encoded by the coding sequence ATGGAAACCGTCACCGACCGCATCAGCCGCTATCTCCTCAGGCGTATCCGTCGCCGGGCCGCGCTGGACCTCTACGAGAGCGCCGCCGTGGTGGAGCTCCTCACGTCACGGTTCGTCGATGACAGCGAGGACAGCGGAACCGCCTGGAGCATCACCGACGCTGCCATGGCTCTCCTCACCGGCGATCCGGCCAAGGATCGAGCAGCGGTCGCCAGGGCACTCCAGCGGGCAAGACCGATCGCGCCTCCGGACGAGACGGAGATGTATGACTTCAGCCATCAGACCGAACACCCTGTCGTCCGGGCGCTGCAGGACATCTGTGATGCCGAGCCTTCTACCGCAGGAGCGTCGGTGGAGGATGGACTGGCAGATCGAGAACGCCGGCTGGCAACGATCCGGCTGCTGGCGCTGCTTCGCGAACATCTGCCGAGGCCTAATCCGGTTCAGGTGGCCGTGGCACTGCTTGTGGCTCGAGCTGTTGGGAACAGCGTCGATGACGTTCAGGCGCTTCTGAAGGTTCTGCGCGGCTCGTCACCCTGCCTCTCCATCAGCGTTCCGATCGGTCAGTTCGAGCGGCGCTTCGGCATGCAGTTGGAAGAGAGCCTGATCATCCCGTCGCGATGCGTCCTATCCGACGTGATGAAGGGTCCAGGGATTTCCGGTCGCTATAACGAGAAGTGGCGATCGCGCCCGCACAGGAAGATCGCGACGCTGTCGGGGCAGGAGGCGCGCAAGGCGAACGAGCTGTCCCTGCGGCGCTACATCGCGGATGTCCTGCTTGCGGCAGACCGGCCACTGGTGATTGCCGACGAGGCACCGGGCACGGCACTTCCGCTGGTGGCGCGGACACCTGATCTGGCTCTGGTAGGCCCGCCGATCGACCGGGAACTGATCGCCGAACTCCTGCTGGTCTGCCTTGGCATTGCGCCAAAGCGGTCTTTGAAGGTCATGGAGGGCATGAAGTTCGACCCAATGGGACTTGGGCTGGATGATCTGGCGCTGGCAGTTCGACCGGGGAGACATGTTGCGGAGGTGGTCCGCCTGCTTGGCGAGCTTGCGGAGAGAAACCGCGGCAGCGTCAAGGAAGAGGACGGCGAGGAAAGCTGGACCGAAGGACTATCCTCCACAGGCAGATCAGGCGCGTCGGGTAAAGGGAAGGCAGGTGCCCTGGCGGGTGAGGTGATCGAGCCGGAACCGCTGGAGGTCATGGAAGCGGAAGGGCAGGGGACAGGAAAGCGCCTCAAGCCCCGGCCACCCCGGCGGCCGCTACGCGTCGACAAGCTCACCGGGTACGGCGAAGCGCGGCAGTGGGCTGTCGATCTAAAGGAAGACCTGAACCTCTGGCGGGAGGGTCAGCTCGACTGGTCGGAGATGAGCACAAGACTTCTACTCTCCGGACCGCCTGGCACGGGCAAGACGACCTTTGCGCGAGCACTCTGCAATTCGCTCCAGGTGCCGCTGGTCGCCACCTCGGTCGCGACATGGCTCGAGCCGGGCTATCTCGGCGATGTACTGAAGTGCATCACCGCGACCTTCGCGGCGGCGACGAGGAGGGCACCCTGCATCCTCTTCATCGACGAGCTCGACAATATCGGCAGCCGCGGCAGAAACACCGGGAAGCACTATGATGACTACTGGACCTCGCTGATCAACCGGCTTCTCGAACTCCTCGACGGTGCGGCGAAGACGGAAGGTGTCATCGTCGTCGGAGCCACTAACAGAGGTGGCTCGGGAAATCTGCACAGCTAG